Within the Photobacterium swingsii genome, the region AAGGTACGATGCTGCATCATATTGCAAGTGCAATAACATGCAACGCAGCATATGTTGTACCTTTGCAGCTTTAAAAGGAATTTATTATGACTGCAACCAAGAATATAGATAAAACAATTTTATCCACTAGTTACATTCCGTCATTAACGGCTCATACTGCCACTTTTATGAGTGCTCGCAGTAAAGAGAGAAGCTTTCTTCCCGCGAGAGGAGCGCACTGGTGGCTTATTTCCTTTTCAAATCCGATCGCTTTAGAGCAGTTTATCGCTCAACTTTTCTCTAATGGATTCTATGGTGACATTGAAGTACGTGGCAACGATATTGAACTTCAAACAAAAAGCTTACATGAAGCCTTTGTGATTAATTCGTACTGTCACCCAGAAGCCTTTCCTATTGTACTTTCTCAACTGACTGCTGACGCGATTTTTGTAGAAAACGACAGTCATGCCCTACTCTGTAACCAACGTAACAATGGTGCACTTAGCTACACCGGTGAACGCCTAGTCCATCTACAATTTAGTGTCAGCCCTTCAAGCTGGTCTATGCTCAATATCCTTTCTCAAATCATTAGTATTCATGCAATTGTTCATTTTGATCCCACAGGCTATATGATTTTAAAAGCCACCGAAGCCGAACAAGAAACCATTATTCGTCACTTAGAGTCTTACTTGTAACTGAATATCAGGACGGGACAATCCAATAAAAAAGGCTGTGATCCTTCATCACAGCCTTTATCCGTTTTATGAAATATAAAGTCAGATCATAGTGTGCAACCAAGCTAACCATTTATCGACTTGCTTAACATCCTTTATAGGCAAACCCACAGATTTTAATTGAAGTAACCACTGTTGAAGCGAGTACCAGTCATCTTTTTCTGAGACACGGTGATGCCCATACGTTCGAGATTGAGTACAAAACCCCAAGGTGAGCTGTATACTCGACTGTGTATTAACCACTGTATTCATCGGTAAAGCTGCACCAAAATCTATAATAGTGATAGTTTGGCATTCTTTATCCAGTAATACATTTGAGGGTTTAATATCACCATGTACCCAACCTTGTTGATGGATACACCTTATCGCTCGCACGATTTGAGGCATCAAACTTAGAAATAGCGTGGCTTGATCTTGCTCTAAACTCAGTAGCGAGTCACCTTCTATATATTCAAGGATTAATAGCTGCTCATCCTCCAACCATTCCACAGGCTGACGAAAATAGTGCGAACGGCACTGATTCAAGCAGCACCATTCGCGTTCAAGTTGATCGCCATCTCCCTGCTTAATCACAACAGGTTTAAAGTCGGCTTGGCGATCATGCGCAAGCCATACCTTATTCGAAAGCGTTTTGATCAGCTCAAAGCGTTCTGTTAGCGGACGCATAACTCGTGCAGAGTATGAATGTGAGTCCTGAAATGCGACCTTCATATATCTACCTTTACCATGCCAACTACAGATTAGCTGAGAGATGGAAGTTATTTAGCAAGCGCTTGTCTAGTACACTGTTACTACTGTCCAATGCGTATTCAAGAACGATGCTTTGATCTTCTAACCCATAATGAAGCTTGCGTACTCTTCTATCGCCTGTCGCGCTCGTACTACCATCAAAAAGCATTCTAAACAGCGCCCACTGTCCAGTATAAGACTTGGTTGCGATACGGTTTTCACCATTATAAAAGTTTGCCGACATATAGTCGTTTTCGCCTATGGATGGCCAAACAACTTGGCTCCACAAACGTGGTCCATGGCGATATGAGAAAACATTTTCATTTTCTCGTACACTAAACTGTGTGGCAGAAGTACTCATTGAACTGGCTTTAAACTTCAGTTTAACGGCAAGTTGTTGACCTGTTGGACCAAAGAAAATGGTGCTGATTTTCTTCGCTTGATTAAGCCTAATCAGAGTTTCTGGTTTTATTGGTAATTTACGACCATCCACCTCTGCCAGCTTCAAGGTATTATTATCCCAGTATACAAAGGGCTGTAGCTGCTTAGTGATAAATGTATCTAAACGCCCTTGCGGTTTAAACATTGCCGCAAAATCATCAATTGCTACCTCACCTCTCCCTTGTAATGCAAATGGGAAACGCCCTTCGACGGCTTCACGATAAAAATGATAAACCTGTCCATCCCATTGCTGGTTAAGGAAACCAACGCCACCTTCAATAACACCTTTCCATGCTTGCTTATCTAAGTTTTTGATCCAATCCGCGACTTGTCCCGGCGCTTTACTCGATTGACGACGGAAATTCACCAACGCATCTTGGCTCCCAGCAGCATGCGCTTTTGCATTGGTATATAACGCACGTTGTGGTTCACTACTGGTTAGTGCTGCATCAAAGTAAGTATTAAGGTTATCAAGCTCAAGCATGAGTTCATCAATTGGCGCGCTCTTACTTTTTCCTTGAATAGCCATGAAAGAGGCATAACGACTAAAAGCTTCGTTAACCACAAATGATGGTTGTAAACGAACTAAGTCATCCCCAGCAACACGATTAATTTTGTCGACTTTTCTTAGCTGCTTACCCAGCTTTTTCAAACCCAACTGGTTTGCGGCTTTTGCATTTGCGCGAGTATCAGTGTCATTTTTTGCCGCTAGTGTGGTATTCACAATCACCGCATCTAATACATCAATTAATGGGCTATTCGCTGGTTCTCGAGCAATTTTAATGGCACTCGCAAGATCATAAACACTGGTGAAATCTTTCACTTCAATGTTCTTAACCAACTCTTTCCACTGATAAACATAATCCGCATAATACAAACGCTGGATTTTTTTACTCAGCTCAGACAACTCAGCAACCGATGCACCTGACATATCACCTTGGATACTTTTAAATTCATCATATTGCTTTTTCAGTAGCGCAGATTTAACTGTTAAATCAATTTTGCTATGGCCTTGACGAGTAAATAGCTCGGGCAATAGGTAACCATGGAAGTCATCTTTAAATTGGAATAATGCGTCAAACTTATCACCTAATTGTCGACGAATATCCACGCGATTACGGTATTCAGGCATAGATTTCACACGGGCGTAAATCAAGCGC harbors:
- a CDS encoding protein kinase domain-containing protein; translation: MKVAFQDSHSYSARVMRPLTERFELIKTLSNKVWLAHDRQADFKPVVIKQGDGDQLEREWCCLNQCRSHYFRQPVEWLEDEQLLILEYIEGDSLLSLEQDQATLFLSLMPQIVRAIRCIHQQGWVHGDIKPSNVLLDKECQTITIIDFGAALPMNTVVNTQSSIQLTLGFCTQSRTYGHHRVSEKDDWYSLQQWLLQLKSVGLPIKDVKQVDKWLAWLHTMI